The following are encoded in a window of Rhizobium leguminosarum genomic DNA:
- a CDS encoding ABC transporter permease: MEPSARTSLGRAPPQLVGGWEAGLLIFLALLYFGGALVNPAFFGSTEALHALLRDTSRVGIIAVGMTFVIANRDIDLSVGSTYGLVAVVFARLFAPSFLDFDLITSAILCALLGVVIGLANGVLVTILKVPAFIATLTILFIGRGFVLALTHGQAIYYSDKAKDYAFFFHLGETNVFGFNNQIAIFAVVAILGACVLAKTRWGYETFATGGNEQAAIYAGIRTRWVRIRAYLISALCATLAALLSAAQDKGVTPLYGVSWELTVIASVIIGGASILGGRGRVIGSCLGAAVVVLIDKVLREGWPITRIVVIDGENIAVGAKFTLPAGAVLVFLGLLLVVAVLIEPYLIRRQVAARLWAWLRGRPPPLAYEMGGVALEGVQTKGAMATDMALSATGLGSFLARRDALAIILTAVLWLTGVALRPDYWWNLSNTFAILLNYTELALITVGLSYVIAAGDIDLSVGAVLALAGSTAAYFLKVVGADPLTAVTMGLLAGMAAGFVNAVVTVGFKLPAFVATLGMFYIARGLAAWFVAGQQLTGWPEGYNLLGRKVNDVLLHFGLSLPSGTIRTVAEVVSVQTIWMFFVALIAGVVLAYTPFGLKVCATGGNIRAAAYAGINTNRVRFVALMLSALCASMAGIINVAYFRSFNPVAGQFRELDAIASVIIGGGSIFGGYGTMIGALAGAAVITLVRALLQLNVQGFSMPQHWINVFIGVILIVAVLIDIWVRQTNIFGRVRTRLARGAPTRDSNS; the protein is encoded by the coding sequence ATGGAGCCCAGCGCGAGGACATCGCTCGGCCGTGCACCGCCCCAGCTTGTCGGCGGCTGGGAGGCCGGGCTCCTCATATTCCTTGCGCTACTCTACTTCGGCGGGGCTCTTGTTAATCCGGCCTTCTTTGGATCAACGGAGGCCCTTCACGCGCTTCTGCGCGACACGTCCCGTGTGGGGATCATCGCGGTTGGAATGACGTTCGTCATCGCCAATAGGGATATCGATCTTTCGGTTGGGTCCACCTACGGTCTGGTCGCGGTGGTTTTCGCCAGGCTTTTTGCGCCGAGTTTTCTCGATTTTGACCTCATCACGTCGGCGATCCTTTGCGCGCTCTTGGGCGTGGTGATTGGCTTGGCCAACGGCGTGCTCGTGACAATCCTGAAAGTGCCGGCGTTCATTGCGACGCTGACGATCCTTTTCATAGGCCGCGGCTTCGTGCTCGCGCTGACGCATGGTCAGGCGATCTACTATTCCGACAAGGCGAAAGACTATGCGTTTTTCTTCCACCTGGGCGAGACGAATGTCTTCGGCTTCAATAACCAAATCGCGATCTTCGCTGTCGTCGCCATCTTGGGCGCTTGTGTGCTCGCCAAAACCCGATGGGGTTACGAGACCTTCGCCACCGGGGGCAACGAGCAAGCGGCAATCTATGCCGGCATTCGCACGCGCTGGGTGCGCATCCGCGCGTACCTGATCTCGGCGCTTTGTGCGACCCTTGCGGCCCTCTTGTCTGCCGCACAGGACAAGGGTGTAACCCCTCTCTACGGTGTCAGCTGGGAACTTACCGTCATAGCGTCCGTCATCATCGGCGGCGCGTCGATCCTTGGCGGCCGCGGCCGTGTGATCGGTTCCTGCCTTGGTGCGGCGGTCGTTGTCCTGATCGACAAGGTGTTGCGCGAGGGGTGGCCGATTACGCGCATCGTCGTTATCGACGGCGAAAACATCGCAGTCGGCGCCAAGTTCACCTTGCCCGCGGGTGCGGTACTGGTTTTCCTTGGCCTGCTTCTTGTCGTTGCCGTGCTCATCGAACCCTACCTCATTCGGCGCCAGGTCGCGGCCCGGCTTTGGGCGTGGCTTCGCGGCCGACCACCGCCGCTCGCCTACGAGATGGGTGGCGTGGCGCTTGAGGGCGTCCAGACCAAGGGGGCGATGGCAACCGACATGGCGCTGTCGGCCACCGGGCTCGGCAGTTTTCTCGCCCGCCGCGACGCGCTTGCGATCATCCTGACAGCCGTGTTGTGGCTGACGGGCGTCGCGCTGAGGCCGGACTACTGGTGGAACCTGTCCAACACCTTCGCTATCCTGCTCAACTACACCGAGCTGGCACTCATTACGGTCGGGCTCAGCTATGTCATCGCAGCGGGCGATATCGATCTCTCCGTAGGCGCGGTGCTCGCCCTTGCCGGCAGCACCGCGGCCTATTTCCTGAAGGTGGTGGGCGCAGACCCACTCACCGCCGTGACGATGGGTCTCCTTGCGGGAATGGCGGCCGGCTTCGTCAACGCCGTCGTCACGGTCGGTTTCAAACTGCCCGCCTTCGTCGCCACGCTCGGCATGTTCTACATTGCCCGGGGCCTCGCCGCCTGGTTCGTCGCAGGACAACAGCTGACCGGCTGGCCCGAGGGCTACAACCTGCTCGGCCGCAAGGTGAATGACGTACTCCTTCATTTCGGGCTTTCGCTGCCGTCGGGGACCATTCGCACGGTGGCCGAGGTCGTCAGCGTCCAGACGATCTGGATGTTTTTCGTTGCGCTGATCGCAGGCGTCGTCCTTGCTTATACACCGTTCGGGTTGAAGGTCTGCGCCACCGGCGGCAACATCCGCGCCGCTGCGTATGCCGGTATCAACACCAATCGGGTGCGCTTCGTCGCGCTCATGCTGTCAGCGCTCTGCGCAAGCATGGCGGGGATCATCAACGTCGCTTACTTTCGCAGCTTCAACCCGGTTGCCGGCCAGTTTCGCGAGCTCGACGCCATCGCTTCCGTGATCATAGGCGGCGGGTCGATCTTCGGTGGCTACGGCACCATGATCGGTGCGCTTGCCGGCGCGGCGGTCATCACGCTCGTACGGGCACTCCTGCAACTTAACGTCCAGGGATTCAGCATGCCCCAACACTGGATCAATGTCTTCATCGGCGTCATCCTGATCGTGGCGGTGCTGATCGACATATGGGTGCGCCAGACCAACATTTTCGGACGCGTGCGAACCCGCCTGGCAAGAGGCGCGCCAACACGGGATAGTAATTCATGA
- the lpdA gene encoding dihydrolipoyl dehydrogenase — protein MKEIVCKLLVIGAGPGGYVCAIRAGQLGIDTVIVEAGKPGGTCLTVGCIPSKALIHAAAEFDATQKMLAGKNPMGIRVEGASIDLGRTIAWKDGIVGRLTSGVSGLLQKARVKIVHGRAHFRDGKTVEVETETGQQIIRAEAVVIATGSDPVELSNLPFGGRVISSTEALSLTELPKKLVVVGGGYIGLELGTAFSKMGSDVTVVEATPQVLPQYDAELVRPVMRKLTEGGIRVLTGAKAIGLADNGEALIVEAADGRRETLPADRILVTVGRRPRTAGSGLEELDLDRAGPYLRIDDRCRTSMRGIYAIGDVTGEPMLAHRAMAQGEMVAEIIAGKKRAWDKRCIPAICFTDPEIVSAGLSPADAKAQGYEIRTGQFPFSANGRAMTMLSEEGFVRVVARADTNLVLGLQAVGAGVSELSAAFALAIEMGARLEDIAATIHAHPTRSEAVMEAALRALGSALHI, from the coding sequence ATGAAAGAGATCGTCTGCAAGCTCCTCGTCATCGGCGCCGGTCCGGGCGGTTATGTCTGCGCTATCCGCGCCGGGCAGCTCGGCATCGATACCGTCATCGTCGAGGCCGGCAAGCCGGGCGGCACCTGCCTGACGGTCGGCTGCATTCCCTCCAAGGCGCTGATCCATGCGGCCGCGGAATTCGATGCGACGCAAAAGATGCTTGCCGGCAAAAACCCGATGGGCATCCGGGTCGAAGGCGCCTCGATCGATCTCGGCAGGACGATTGCCTGGAAGGACGGGATCGTCGGCCGGTTGACGAGCGGTGTTTCGGGGCTGCTGCAGAAGGCGCGGGTCAAGATCGTTCACGGCCGAGCCCATTTCCGCGACGGCAAGACGGTGGAGGTGGAGACGGAAACCGGCCAGCAGATCATCCGTGCCGAGGCCGTGGTGATCGCCACCGGTTCGGATCCGGTGGAGCTTTCGAACCTGCCTTTCGGCGGCCGCGTGATTTCCTCGACGGAGGCGCTGTCGCTGACGGAGCTGCCGAAAAAACTCGTCGTGGTCGGCGGCGGTTATATCGGGCTGGAGCTCGGGACCGCTTTTTCCAAAATGGGGTCTGATGTGACGGTCGTCGAGGCGACGCCGCAGGTGCTGCCGCAATATGATGCCGAACTGGTGCGGCCCGTCATGCGCAAGCTGACCGAAGGCGGTATCCGGGTGTTGACAGGCGCGAAGGCGATCGGCCTTGCCGACAACGGGGAGGCTCTGATCGTAGAAGCGGCTGATGGCCGGCGTGAGACCCTGCCGGCCGACCGCATCCTCGTCACCGTCGGCCGCCGTCCAAGAACCGCAGGATCCGGTCTCGAAGAGCTCGATCTCGATCGTGCCGGCCCTTATCTGAGGATCGACGACCGTTGCCGCACGTCCATGCGCGGCATCTATGCGATCGGCGATGTGACTGGCGAGCCGATGCTTGCCCATCGAGCCATGGCGCAAGGGGAGATGGTGGCGGAAATCATCGCCGGGAAGAAGCGCGCCTGGGACAAGCGATGCATTCCCGCCATCTGCTTCACCGATCCGGAGATCGTCAGCGCCGGCCTGTCGCCGGCCGACGCGAAGGCGCAAGGCTATGAAATTCGCACCGGCCAGTTTCCGTTCAGCGCCAACGGACGGGCGATGACGATGCTATCCGAAGAGGGTTTCGTGCGCGTCGTGGCCCGCGCCGATACCAACCTCGTGCTCGGCCTGCAGGCGGTAGGAGCCGGGGTCTCCGAGCTTTCGGCGGCTTTTGCGCTGGCGATCGAGATGGGTGCGCGTCTCGAAGATATCGCAGCCACCATCCACGCGCATCCGACCCGCAGCGAAGCGGTCATGGAGGCGGCGCTGAGAGCTTTGGGAAGCGCGCTGCATATCTGA
- a CDS encoding dihydrolipoamide acetyltransferase family protein → MGEFIIKMPDVGEGVAEAEIVEWHVKTGDPVREDIVIAAVMTDKATVEIPSPVSGTVTWLAGEVGDRIAVKAPLVRIETAGDVGEAQPVAISQAPIVEAIRAEVAKPAPPAPVPAAAPVPAAAPGEKPLAAPSVRLFARESGVDLRQVQATGLAGRILREDIEQFLTHGTAPATAKNGFARKTATDEIKLTGLRRRIAEKMVLSASRIPHITYVEEVDMTALEELRATMNGDRREGHPKLTVLPFLMRALVKAISEQPDVNATFDDDAGIITRYSAVHIGIATQTPAGLTVPVVRHAEARGIWDCAAEMNRLAEAARSGTATRDELSGSTITISSLGALGGIVSTPIINHPEVAIVGVNKIATRPVWDGTQFVPRKMMNLSSSFDHRIIDGWDAANFVQRIRTLIETPALIFIES, encoded by the coding sequence ATGGGCGAATTCATCATCAAGATGCCGGATGTCGGGGAAGGGGTCGCCGAGGCCGAGATCGTAGAATGGCATGTGAAGACGGGAGATCCCGTCCGTGAGGACATCGTGATCGCCGCCGTCATGACCGACAAGGCCACCGTGGAAATTCCGTCTCCCGTCAGTGGCACCGTCACCTGGCTCGCAGGCGAGGTCGGAGACCGTATCGCGGTCAAGGCCCCGCTGGTGCGGATCGAGACGGCGGGAGATGTCGGCGAGGCTCAGCCCGTTGCGATTTCGCAGGCGCCGATTGTTGAGGCGATCAGGGCCGAAGTTGCAAAGCCTGCTCCGCCAGCGCCAGTGCCTGCGGCAGCGCCAGTTCCTGCGGCGGCGCCGGGGGAAAAGCCGCTTGCCGCTCCCTCGGTGCGGCTCTTCGCCAGGGAAAGCGGTGTCGATCTCAGGCAGGTGCAGGCGACCGGACTGGCCGGGCGCATCCTGCGCGAGGATATCGAGCAATTCCTGACCCATGGGACCGCGCCTGCAACGGCAAAGAACGGCTTTGCCAGGAAGACGGCGACCGATGAGATCAAGCTGACCGGCCTGCGCCGCCGCATCGCCGAGAAGATGGTGCTCTCCGCCTCGCGTATTCCCCACATCACCTATGTGGAGGAAGTGGATATGACCGCGCTCGAAGAGTTGCGCGCCACCATGAACGGCGACCGCAGGGAAGGTCATCCGAAGCTGACGGTTCTGCCCTTCCTGATGCGGGCGCTGGTCAAGGCCATTTCCGAGCAGCCTGACGTCAACGCCACTTTCGACGACGATGCCGGCATCATCACGCGCTACAGTGCCGTGCATATCGGCATCGCCACGCAGACGCCGGCCGGCCTGACCGTTCCGGTGGTGCGGCATGCCGAAGCCCGCGGCATCTGGGATTGCGCCGCCGAGATGAACCGGCTGGCGGAAGCGGCGCGATCGGGTACTGCGACACGCGATGAGCTTTCCGGCTCCACCATCACCATCAGTTCGCTCGGCGCGCTTGGCGGCATCGTCTCGACACCCATCATCAATCATCCTGAGGTGGCAATCGTCGGCGTCAACAAGATCGCCACACGACCGGTCTGGGACGGCACGCAGTTCGTGCCGCGCAAGATGATGAACCTCTCCTCCAGCTTCGATCATCGCATCATCGATGGCTGGGATGCGGCAAACTTCGTGCAGCGCATCCGCACGCTCATCGAAACGCCCGCGCTCATTTTTATCGAAAGCTGA
- a CDS encoding substrate-binding domain-containing protein, protein MRRFLLYAASAATLSLGVSHALAQSGSVEKAVGGYNFGEAAKEAPGTKDFHSADGHLTFAIVTHTAGNGFFDPVYVGATVAGNMIGATILLLGSESPVDDPAREIEILNQIVQDPTIDGIIMTTPQAGAYNDIVKAAEAAGIPVATTNSFDGTILNRNGISHTGQDASAAAIGGEALAKCVLDSGKPSGSIVLPSSTAMGNIEVNNRVTAAFNAIVKTLKDAGKLEAFKVDAGPENVGIDTNPNDPVNALVSLFESRGDVVGAFTANNVFTPPLVKAVAQMGWTGKFCAYGFDLGPAQQEGIAAGNLTGSLGQQPFLQGFWPVMQLYLQIDRGIAAANLDTRAQLVTKDTVAKVGKRFEN, encoded by the coding sequence ATGAGGCGGTTTTTGCTGTACGCGGCCTCGGCCGCGACATTATCGCTCGGCGTTTCACATGCATTGGCGCAGTCGGGCAGCGTCGAGAAAGCGGTTGGCGGTTACAATTTCGGGGAAGCCGCAAAGGAGGCCCCCGGCACGAAGGATTTTCATTCGGCGGACGGTCATTTGACCTTCGCGATCGTAACGCACACAGCAGGCAATGGTTTCTTCGACCCTGTCTATGTCGGCGCAACTGTCGCCGGCAACATGATCGGCGCGACGATCCTGCTGCTCGGTTCGGAATCGCCGGTGGATGATCCCGCCCGCGAGATCGAAATCCTGAACCAGATCGTTCAGGATCCGACCATCGACGGCATCATTATGACGACGCCGCAGGCCGGTGCCTATAACGACATCGTCAAGGCCGCCGAAGCGGCCGGCATCCCGGTCGCGACGACCAATTCGTTCGACGGCACGATCCTTAACAGGAACGGCATCAGCCACACCGGTCAGGACGCGTCGGCCGCCGCGATCGGCGGCGAGGCGCTGGCCAAATGCGTGCTTGACAGCGGCAAGCCCAGCGGCTCGATCGTGCTGCCGTCCTCAACAGCGATGGGCAATATCGAGGTGAACAACCGCGTCACGGCCGCCTTCAATGCGATCGTGAAAACCCTGAAAGATGCAGGCAAGCTCGAAGCCTTCAAGGTTGACGCCGGTCCGGAGAACGTCGGCATCGACACCAACCCGAACGACCCCGTTAACGCCCTTGTTTCGCTCTTTGAGTCCCGTGGCGACGTGGTCGGCGCCTTTACAGCCAACAACGTCTTTACGCCGCCGCTTGTCAAGGCGGTAGCCCAGATGGGGTGGACCGGCAAGTTCTGCGCCTACGGCTTCGACCTCGGTCCAGCGCAGCAGGAAGGCATCGCGGCAGGAAATCTGACCGGCTCGCTCGGACAGCAGCCTTTCTTGCAAGGTTTCTGGCCGGTCATGCAGCTTTATCTGCAGATCGATCGCGGCATCGCGGCTGCCAATCTCGACACCCGCGCCCAGCTCGTGACGAAGGATACGGTCGCCAAAGTCGGGAAGCGCTTCGAGAACTGA
- a CDS encoding slipin family protein has protein sequence MTMFGDFIFYITAIILLLVIIASAVKILREYERAVVFTLGRFTGVKGPGLILLVPYVQQMVRVDLRTRVLDVPSQDVISHDNVSVRVSAVIYFRVIDPEKSTIQVEDFMAATSQLAQTTLRSVLGKHDLDEMLAERDRLNEDIQRMLDTQTDAWGIKVANVEIKHVDINESMIRAIARQAEAERERRAKVINAEGEQQAAAKLVEAAEILARQPLAMQLRYLSALNVIAAEGNSTIIFPFPMELVHLLAARTDTPTK, from the coding sequence ATGACCATGTTTGGAGATTTCATCTTCTATATCACCGCGATCATCCTATTGCTGGTCATTATCGCGAGTGCGGTGAAGATCCTGCGCGAGTATGAGCGCGCGGTTGTTTTCACACTTGGCCGATTCACCGGTGTGAAGGGCCCCGGATTGATCCTGCTCGTTCCCTACGTGCAGCAAATGGTGCGGGTCGATTTGCGGACGCGTGTTCTCGATGTACCCAGCCAGGACGTCATCTCCCATGACAACGTTTCGGTTCGCGTCAGTGCGGTGATTTATTTCAGGGTCATCGATCCCGAAAAGTCGACGATTCAGGTCGAGGATTTCATGGCAGCCACGAGCCAGCTTGCCCAGACGACGTTGCGCTCGGTGCTCGGCAAGCACGATCTCGATGAGATGCTCGCGGAACGCGACAGGCTCAACGAAGATATCCAGAGAATGCTCGACACCCAAACGGACGCGTGGGGTATCAAAGTTGCCAACGTCGAGATCAAACATGTCGACATCAACGAATCCATGATCCGCGCGATCGCCCGCCAGGCAGAGGCCGAACGCGAACGGCGCGCGAAAGTCATAAATGCCGAGGGCGAGCAGCAGGCCGCGGCGAAGCTGGTGGAAGCGGCCGAAATCCTGGCCCGGCAGCCTCTGGCCATGCAGTTGCGCTACCTAAGCGCGTTGAACGTCATTGCCGCAGAAGGGAACTCAACGATTATATTCCCCTTCCCGATGGAACTCGTTCATCTCCTGGCCGCCAGGACGGACACGCCAACGAAATGA
- a CDS encoding IS5-like element ISRl2 family transposase, whose amino-acid sequence MGWTDFTRRQYARRTVRYASDLTDREWGLISSCLPGPRRLGRPRSTDLREVVNALLYIATTGCQWRMMPRDFPPFTTVQSYFYEWRATGLWGRINHHLVMEARDLEGREASPSAGVIDSQSVKTTESGGISGYDAGKKIKGRKRHIVVDTLGLMVGLMVHSADIQDRDGASAVLKTILKRWPWLRHIFADGGYAGPKLKGALQKIAAFTLQIVKRTDKAKGFEVLPRRWVVERTFAWLGRCRRLAKDWEKSVASAEAWITIAHIRVLTRRLARYGYR is encoded by the coding sequence ATGGGCTGGACAGATTTCACCCGTCGGCAATATGCCCGACGCACAGTGCGGTATGCAAGCGATCTGACGGACCGGGAGTGGGGATTGATCTCGTCTTGCCTGCCTGGACCGAGGCGGTTGGGCAGGCCGCGCAGTACCGATCTTCGCGAGGTCGTGAATGCGTTGCTTTACATCGCCACGACGGGGTGCCAGTGGCGGATGATGCCCAGAGATTTTCCACCTTTTACAACTGTGCAGTCCTATTTCTATGAATGGCGAGCGACAGGGTTATGGGGTCGGATCAACCATCATCTTGTGATGGAGGCGCGTGACTTGGAAGGTCGGGAAGCCTCGCCGTCTGCGGGCGTGATCGACAGTCAAAGCGTGAAAACCACGGAAAGCGGCGGAATTTCGGGCTATGACGCGGGCAAGAAGATAAAGGGACGCAAGCGTCATATCGTCGTCGACACGCTCGGACTGATGGTCGGCCTCATGGTTCACAGCGCCGATATTCAGGATCGCGATGGTGCATCTGCCGTTCTCAAAACCATTCTCAAGCGCTGGCCGTGGCTGAGACATATCTTCGCCGATGGTGGTTATGCCGGACCGAAGCTGAAGGGCGCACTGCAAAAGATCGCTGCGTTCACTCTCCAGATCGTCAAGCGGACCGACAAGGCCAAGGGCTTCGAGGTTCTGCCGCGTCGCTGGGTAGTGGAGCGCACCTTCGCATGGCTTGGCAGATGCCGACGATTGGCGAAGGATTGGGAAAAGTCCGTCGCCTCAGCCGAGGCCTGGATCACTATCGCCCACATCCGGGTCCTGACGCGACGCTTGGCAAGGTACGGATATCGTTGA
- a CDS encoding alpha/beta hydrolase yields MTNPISVYSMPGTCFFDLAPAAGGEPYRIFLSIPAEKPPAGGWPLLVMTDGNATFPFAVASLVTQAPYPTGTNVGWGVIAAIGYPSDEPYDPLRRSWDLGPPPVKSYPPFVEGGPPVVIGGTGKLVDFIENELIPRIAEMVILDPMRRSLFGHSFGGLFTLYALFERPGLFANWIAASPTIYWENSEILKNEAQRQDAPGNAPFLHLSAGEYEGDELAPFQSRNEDATARLEKRKTERTVLLAREMAERLDGTADGVRTEFELYAGETHMSVLAAAVNRAVSIAFAVQSLTDM; encoded by the coding sequence ATGACCAATCCTATCAGCGTCTATTCGATGCCCGGAACGTGTTTTTTTGATCTGGCTCCTGCTGCGGGTGGCGAGCCCTATCGCATATTCCTTTCCATTCCGGCGGAGAAACCGCCGGCGGGAGGATGGCCGCTTCTCGTCATGACCGACGGCAACGCCACTTTCCCCTTCGCGGTCGCCAGCTTGGTCACGCAGGCACCTTATCCGACGGGGACGAATGTCGGTTGGGGGGTGATCGCGGCGATCGGCTACCCCTCCGACGAGCCCTATGATCCGCTCCGCCGGTCTTGGGACCTAGGGCCTCCGCCGGTCAAATCCTATCCGCCGTTCGTTGAGGGCGGTCCGCCGGTTGTCATCGGAGGGACCGGCAAGCTGGTGGATTTCATCGAGAACGAGCTTATACCGCGGATTGCGGAGATGGTGATCCTGGATCCGATGCGCCGATCGCTTTTCGGACATTCCTTCGGCGGCCTCTTTACTCTCTATGCCCTGTTCGAGCGTCCCGGTCTGTTTGCCAATTGGATTGCGGCCAGCCCAACCATCTATTGGGAGAACAGCGAAATCCTCAAGAATGAAGCGCAGCGTCAAGACGCACCGGGGAATGCACCCTTTCTGCATTTGTCCGCCGGAGAATACGAAGGCGATGAGCTGGCACCCTTCCAGTCCCGGAACGAGGATGCCACTGCACGCCTGGAGAAGAGGAAGACGGAGCGGACCGTCCTCCTGGCGCGGGAGATGGCAGAGCGATTAGACGGCACTGCCGACGGAGTGCGTACCGAATTCGAGCTTTATGCCGGTGAGACCCATATGTCCGTTCTTGCGGCGGCCGTGAATCGTGCAGTTAGCATCGCGTTCGCCGTCCAGAGTTTGACCGACATGTGA
- a CDS encoding alpha-ketoacid dehydrogenase subunit beta — protein MARMTMIEAVRSAMDVSMARDDNVVVFGEDVGYFGGVFRSTQGLQAKYGRTRCFDTPISESGIVGTAIGMAAYGLKPCVEIQFADYMYPAYDQLTQEAARIRYRSNGDFTCPIVVRMPTGGGIFGGQTHSQSPEALFTHVCGLKVIVPSNPYDAKGLLIAAIEDPDPVMFLEPKRLYNGPFDGHHERPVTPWSKHDLGEVPDGHYTIPIGKAEVRRAGSAVTVVAYGTMVHVALAAAEDAGIDAEVIDLRSLLPLDLDTIVKSVTKTGRCVVVHEATLTSGFGAEVVSLVQEHCFYHLEAPVVRVAGWDTPYPHAQEWDYFPGPGRVGRALAEVMEA, from the coding sequence ATGGCCAGAATGACGATGATCGAGGCCGTGCGCAGCGCCATGGACGTGTCGATGGCACGTGACGACAATGTCGTCGTTTTCGGCGAGGATGTCGGTTATTTCGGCGGCGTCTTTCGCAGCACACAGGGCCTGCAGGCAAAATACGGCAGAACGCGCTGCTTCGATACGCCGATCAGCGAGTCCGGCATCGTCGGCACGGCGATCGGCATGGCCGCCTATGGGCTGAAACCCTGTGTCGAAATCCAGTTCGCCGATTACATGTATCCGGCCTATGACCAGCTGACGCAGGAGGCGGCGCGCATCCGCTACCGTTCCAACGGCGATTTCACCTGCCCGATCGTCGTGCGCATGCCGACCGGCGGCGGTATCTTCGGCGGCCAGACGCACAGCCAGAGCCCGGAGGCGCTTTTTACCCATGTCTGCGGGCTGAAAGTGATCGTGCCTTCCAATCCCTATGACGCCAAGGGCTTGCTGATCGCGGCGATCGAGGATCCCGACCCCGTCATGTTCCTGGAACCGAAGCGGCTCTACAACGGCCCCTTCGACGGCCATCACGAGCGGCCGGTGACGCCCTGGTCGAAACATGATCTCGGAGAGGTGCCCGATGGCCATTACACCATCCCGATCGGCAAGGCCGAAGTGCGGCGCGCGGGATCGGCAGTGACGGTCGTTGCCTACGGCACCATGGTGCATGTGGCGCTTGCCGCGGCCGAGGATGCCGGCATCGATGCCGAGGTGATCGATCTCAGAAGCCTGCTGCCGCTCGATCTGGATACAATCGTCAAGTCGGTCACCAAGACCGGGCGCTGCGTTGTCGTTCATGAGGCCACTTTAACGTCGGGCTTCGGCGCCGAGGTTGTGTCGCTGGTGCAGGAACATTGCTTCTATCATCTCGAAGCACCGGTCGTGCGCGTTGCCGGCTGGGACACGCCCTATCCGCATGCGCAGGAGTGGGACTATTTCCCCGGTCCCGGCCGTGTCGGGCGGGCGCTTGCCGAAGTCATGGAGGCCTGA
- a CDS encoding ATP-binding cassette domain-containing protein → MIDATPSEPIVQMRSIEKAFGAVQALRKVDLTLYPGEILGLVGDNSAGKSTLMKILTGAYQRDAGEILVAGQPVRFKSPHESRDVGIEMIYQDFALCGNMDVGQNIFLGRWPLKGLFVNRRKMYADADSVLKRLKVDVNSVYQKVESLSGGRQQSVAIARAISFEPRVVILDEPTANLSVMATERLLETMLELKKQGVAQIIISHRLVDIFAVGDRVMVLKRGEYVGDRYIRNTDEHEVLEIIVSGTRESALTADEARTI, encoded by the coding sequence ATGATTGACGCGACACCATCCGAGCCGATCGTGCAAATGCGGAGCATCGAAAAAGCCTTCGGGGCCGTACAGGCGCTTCGCAAGGTCGATCTCACTCTTTATCCCGGCGAGATCCTTGGTCTGGTCGGCGATAACTCGGCCGGCAAATCGACGCTCATGAAGATCCTCACCGGTGCTTATCAACGCGATGCCGGTGAAATCCTGGTTGCCGGGCAACCGGTACGCTTCAAGAGCCCACACGAGAGCCGCGACGTCGGCATCGAGATGATCTACCAGGATTTCGCGCTTTGCGGGAACATGGACGTCGGGCAGAACATCTTTCTTGGCCGCTGGCCGCTCAAAGGCCTCTTCGTCAATCGGCGGAAGATGTATGCGGACGCCGACAGCGTTCTGAAACGTCTCAAAGTCGATGTGAACTCTGTCTATCAGAAGGTCGAAAGCCTGTCGGGCGGCCGCCAGCAATCTGTTGCGATTGCCCGCGCGATCTCGTTCGAGCCGCGCGTCGTGATCCTCGACGAGCCGACCGCCAACCTTTCCGTGATGGCGACCGAACGGCTGCTCGAAACCATGCTGGAGTTGAAGAAGCAAGGCGTCGCCCAGATCATCATCTCACACCGCCTTGTCGACATTTTTGCCGTGGGTGATCGTGTCATGGTTCTCAAGCGCGGTGAGTATGTCGGCGACCGCTACATCAGGAACACGGACGAGCATGAAGTGCTGGAGATCATCGTTTCCGGCACGCGAGAAAGCGCGCTGACAGCCGATGAGGCAAGAACCATTTGA